Proteins encoded together in one Amphiprion ocellaris isolate individual 3 ecotype Okinawa chromosome 14, ASM2253959v1, whole genome shotgun sequence window:
- the LOC111564169 gene encoding trafficking protein particle complex subunit 14-like isoform X1 — MVQMMESQCEYFMYFPAVPITDLSDPARYRTLPRRSHLYLGETVRFLLVLRCRDAGATPTEPGPGPGPGPAGGPDAGAAGFGSESASSRAWRELAGSLCAVASVSPGESSRHRGNHHQHHPDYQSSGDEANEDGEDDYIAAAEAAIAALGSRVDSRCRNFRDCKPLLIHNSSGTASREFRRAPVQSPLDEPVVLTDEVIFPLTVSLDKLPVSTLKVKVMVTVWKREAEKVEVQELGYLSVLQQREPTHTFRHDLNTFKAQVSTTLTVLPSPTVRCKQMTVSGRQLAVLKVLNESSQEEVSIRDVRILPNLNASYLPMMPDGSVLLVDNVCHQSGEVGMASFCRVDSLACRLPSMLSSLEEHDFLFQLHLNDMPQDDSNEGLEVPLVAVLQWSTPKMPFTNCIYTHYRLPSIRLDRPRFIMTASCPSTVRVKEHFKVKYVLLNNLQDFLAVRLVWTPDGRGQGEDAALAAVVCHTPLSNLGHCRKGSTLSFSVAFQILKPGLYELSQHMKLKLQFTASVSNPPPDARPLSRKNSPSSPAVRDLLDRHQASLGRSQSFSHQQPSRSHIMRTGSAMERRAITPPVGSPVGRPLYLPPQDKTLLSLDKIAKRECKVLVVDPAS, encoded by the exons ATGGTGCAGATGATGGAGTCGCAGTGTGAGTATTTCATGTATTTCCCGGCGGTGCCCATCACGGATCTGTCTGACCCGGCGCGCTACCGGACGCTGCCCCGCCGGAGCCACCTCTACCTGGGGGAGACCGTCCGCTTCCTGCTGGTGCTGCGCTGCAGGGACGCCGGGGCGACGCCGACCGAACCCGGCCCCGGCCCCGGCCCCGGCCCCG CAGGCGGCCCTGATGCTGGTGCAGCAGGTTTTGGGTCAGAGTCGGCCAGCAGCCGGGCGTGGAGGGAGCTGGCCGGCTCCCTGTGTGCTGTGGCCAGCGTCAGTCCAGGCGAGAGCAGCCGCCACCGGGGCAACCACCACCAACATCACCCGGACTACCAGAGCAGCGGGGACGAGGCCAACGAGGACGGCGAGGACGACTACATCGCAGCCGCCGAGGCAGCCATCGCGGCGCTGGGCAGCAGGGTGGACTCCCGGTGTCGGAACTTCAGGGACTGCAAACCGCTGCTCATCCACAATTCGTCTGGAACGGCCTCCAGGGAGTTCCGCAGGGCACCTGTCCAG tcTCCTCTGGACGAGCCGGTGGTTCTGACGGATGAAGTGATCTTTCCTCTCACCGTCTCTCTGGACAAACTTCCTGTCAGCACCCTGAAAGTCAAG GTGATGGTCACGGTGTGGAAGCGGGAGGCAGAGAAGGTGGAAGTGCAGGAACTCGGCTACCTGAGCGTCCTGCAGCAACGAGAGCCGACACACACCTTCAGACATGACCTGAACACCTTCAAGGCTCAGG TGAGCACCACCCTGACCGTCCTGCCGTCTCCAACCGTCCGCTGTAAGCAGATGACTGTTTCTGGGAGACAACTTGCAGTCCTAAAAG TGCTGAATGAGTCGTCTCAGGAGGAGGTGAGTATTCGAGATGTTCGGATTTTACCAAACCTCAACGCCTCCTACCTTCCCATGATGCCCGACGGCTCCGTGCTGCTGGTGGACAACGTGTG CCACCAGTCCGGTGAGGTCGGCATGGCGTCTTTCTGCCGGGTGGACAGCTTGGCTTGTCGCCTTCCCAGCATGCTCAGCTCTTTGGAGGAGCACGACTTCTTGTTCCAGCTGCACCTCAACGACATGCCGCAGGACGACTCCAACGAG gGGCTGGAGGTTCCTCTGGTCGCTGTGCTGCAGTGGTCGACTCCCAAGATGCCTTTCACCAACTGTATCTACACCCACTACAG GTTGCCCAGCATCCGTCTGGACCGGCCGCGGTTCATCATGACGGCGAGCTGTCCAAGCACCGTTAGGGTGAAGGAGCACTTCAAGGTCAAATACGTCCTGCTCAACAACTTGCAGGACTTCCTGGCTGTCCGGCTCGTCTGGACTCCAGACG GTCGCGGTCAGGGTGAGGATGCAGCTCTGGCCGCCGTCGTCTGTCACACTCCTCTCAGTAACCTCGGTCACTGTCGCAAAGGAAGCACTCTGTCGTTCAGCGTTGCCTTCCAGATCCTCAAACCAGGACTCTACGAG CTGAGTCAACACATGAAGCTGAAGCTCCAGTTCACAGCGTCAGTCTCAAACCCTCCGCCTGACGCTCGGCCGCTGTCAC GTAAAAACAGCCCGTCCAGCCCGGCGGTTCGAGACCTACTGGACCGACACCAGGCCAGTCTGGGTCGATCTCAGTCCTTCTCCCACCAGCAGCCGTCTCGATCGCACATCATGAG GACGGGCAGCGCCATGGAGCGCCGGGCCATCACGCCGCCCGTCGGCTCGCCGGTTGGCCGGCCGCTCTACCTGCCACCGCAGGACAAGACGCTGCTGTCGCTGGACAAGATCGCCAAGAGGGAGTGCAAAGTCCTGGTGGTGGATCCCGCCAGCTAG
- the LOC111564169 gene encoding trafficking protein particle complex subunit 14-like isoform X2, with amino-acid sequence MVQMMESQCEYFMYFPAVPITDLSDPARYRTLPRRSHLYLGETVRFLLVLRCRDAGATPTEPGPGPGPGPGGPDAGAAGFGSESASSRAWRELAGSLCAVASVSPGESSRHRGNHHQHHPDYQSSGDEANEDGEDDYIAAAEAAIAALGSRVDSRCRNFRDCKPLLIHNSSGTASREFRRAPVQSPLDEPVVLTDEVIFPLTVSLDKLPVSTLKVKVMVTVWKREAEKVEVQELGYLSVLQQREPTHTFRHDLNTFKAQVSTTLTVLPSPTVRCKQMTVSGRQLAVLKVLNESSQEEVSIRDVRILPNLNASYLPMMPDGSVLLVDNVCHQSGEVGMASFCRVDSLACRLPSMLSSLEEHDFLFQLHLNDMPQDDSNEGLEVPLVAVLQWSTPKMPFTNCIYTHYRLPSIRLDRPRFIMTASCPSTVRVKEHFKVKYVLLNNLQDFLAVRLVWTPDGRGQGEDAALAAVVCHTPLSNLGHCRKGSTLSFSVAFQILKPGLYELSQHMKLKLQFTASVSNPPPDARPLSRKNSPSSPAVRDLLDRHQASLGRSQSFSHQQPSRSHIMRTGSAMERRAITPPVGSPVGRPLYLPPQDKTLLSLDKIAKRECKVLVVDPAS; translated from the exons ATGGTGCAGATGATGGAGTCGCAGTGTGAGTATTTCATGTATTTCCCGGCGGTGCCCATCACGGATCTGTCTGACCCGGCGCGCTACCGGACGCTGCCCCGCCGGAGCCACCTCTACCTGGGGGAGACCGTCCGCTTCCTGCTGGTGCTGCGCTGCAGGGACGCCGGGGCGACGCCGACCGAACCCGGCCCCGGCCCCGGCCCCGGCCCCG GCGGCCCTGATGCTGGTGCAGCAGGTTTTGGGTCAGAGTCGGCCAGCAGCCGGGCGTGGAGGGAGCTGGCCGGCTCCCTGTGTGCTGTGGCCAGCGTCAGTCCAGGCGAGAGCAGCCGCCACCGGGGCAACCACCACCAACATCACCCGGACTACCAGAGCAGCGGGGACGAGGCCAACGAGGACGGCGAGGACGACTACATCGCAGCCGCCGAGGCAGCCATCGCGGCGCTGGGCAGCAGGGTGGACTCCCGGTGTCGGAACTTCAGGGACTGCAAACCGCTGCTCATCCACAATTCGTCTGGAACGGCCTCCAGGGAGTTCCGCAGGGCACCTGTCCAG tcTCCTCTGGACGAGCCGGTGGTTCTGACGGATGAAGTGATCTTTCCTCTCACCGTCTCTCTGGACAAACTTCCTGTCAGCACCCTGAAAGTCAAG GTGATGGTCACGGTGTGGAAGCGGGAGGCAGAGAAGGTGGAAGTGCAGGAACTCGGCTACCTGAGCGTCCTGCAGCAACGAGAGCCGACACACACCTTCAGACATGACCTGAACACCTTCAAGGCTCAGG TGAGCACCACCCTGACCGTCCTGCCGTCTCCAACCGTCCGCTGTAAGCAGATGACTGTTTCTGGGAGACAACTTGCAGTCCTAAAAG TGCTGAATGAGTCGTCTCAGGAGGAGGTGAGTATTCGAGATGTTCGGATTTTACCAAACCTCAACGCCTCCTACCTTCCCATGATGCCCGACGGCTCCGTGCTGCTGGTGGACAACGTGTG CCACCAGTCCGGTGAGGTCGGCATGGCGTCTTTCTGCCGGGTGGACAGCTTGGCTTGTCGCCTTCCCAGCATGCTCAGCTCTTTGGAGGAGCACGACTTCTTGTTCCAGCTGCACCTCAACGACATGCCGCAGGACGACTCCAACGAG gGGCTGGAGGTTCCTCTGGTCGCTGTGCTGCAGTGGTCGACTCCCAAGATGCCTTTCACCAACTGTATCTACACCCACTACAG GTTGCCCAGCATCCGTCTGGACCGGCCGCGGTTCATCATGACGGCGAGCTGTCCAAGCACCGTTAGGGTGAAGGAGCACTTCAAGGTCAAATACGTCCTGCTCAACAACTTGCAGGACTTCCTGGCTGTCCGGCTCGTCTGGACTCCAGACG GTCGCGGTCAGGGTGAGGATGCAGCTCTGGCCGCCGTCGTCTGTCACACTCCTCTCAGTAACCTCGGTCACTGTCGCAAAGGAAGCACTCTGTCGTTCAGCGTTGCCTTCCAGATCCTCAAACCAGGACTCTACGAG CTGAGTCAACACATGAAGCTGAAGCTCCAGTTCACAGCGTCAGTCTCAAACCCTCCGCCTGACGCTCGGCCGCTGTCAC GTAAAAACAGCCCGTCCAGCCCGGCGGTTCGAGACCTACTGGACCGACACCAGGCCAGTCTGGGTCGATCTCAGTCCTTCTCCCACCAGCAGCCGTCTCGATCGCACATCATGAG GACGGGCAGCGCCATGGAGCGCCGGGCCATCACGCCGCCCGTCGGCTCGCCGGTTGGCCGGCCGCTCTACCTGCCACCGCAGGACAAGACGCTGCTGTCGCTGGACAAGATCGCCAAGAGGGAGTGCAAAGTCCTGGTGGTGGATCCCGCCAGCTAG
- the LOC111564170 gene encoding odorant receptor 131-2-like: MSHANDSIHDEAQDDRFLEILMVSSLSTIPSCVFLYINGIMLFTLRSKAVFCETARYILLYNLLFAETVQLVLSQVLFLLAADRVIMTYPLCGFLTQLANLTTTISPLTLVVMSVERYVAVCYPLRHADIVTVRNTGVSIILIWMFSFLDVLFRVLLLLEVLVEELQSLQMKNYCSSTSMFVGPISHAYSKAFTCFVFTSAGVAIISSYIGVAAAARSASADKASAHKARNTLLLHLVQLGLSLSSTVYSPLLIALSTVVVRVVFVRIQTLVYMFIFIVPRCLSSLIYGLRDQSIRPVLMFYLCCRLRLSVVKVKSEVSSSA; encoded by the coding sequence ATGTCACATGCGAATGATTCCATTCACGATGAAGCTCAGGATGACAGGTTCCTTGAGATTCTGATGGTTTCATCTCTGTCTACAATTCCATCCTGTGTGTTTCTCTACATTAATGGGATCATGTTGTTCACTCTGAGGAGTAAAGCTGTGTTTTGTGAGACTGCTCGGTACATTCTGCTGTATAACCTGTTGTTTGCTGAAACTGTGCAGCTGGTTCTGAGTCAGGTTCTGTTCCTGTTGGCTGCTGATAGAGTAATAATGACGTATCCTCTATGTGGATTTCTCACCCAGCTTGCTAATCTCACCACTACGATCTCTCCTCTCACTCTGGTGGTGATGTCTGTGGAGAGATATGTTGCTGTGTGTTACCCACTGAGACATGCTGATATCGTCACTGTCAGAAACACAGGTGTGTCAATAATTTTgatttggatgttttcttttttagatgTTCTTTTTCGAGTTCTTCTGCTGTTAGAGGTTCTTGTAGAAGAGCTGCAGAGTCTGCAGATGAAAAACTATTGTTCGAGCACAAGCATGTTCGTTGGACCAATATCTCATGCTTATAGCAAAGCATTCACTTGTTTTGTGTTCACATCAGCCGGTGTGGCAATCATTTCCTCCTATATTGGtgttgcagcagcagccagGTCGGCCTCTGCAGACAAAGCTTCAGCCCATAAGGCTCgaaacacactgctgctgcatctgGTGCAGTTGGGCCTCAGCCTCTCCTCCACAGTTTACTCTCCACTGCTCATTGCTCTGTCAACAGTAGTGGTCAGGGTTGTCTTTGTCCGCATCCAAACTCttgtttatatgtttattttcattgtgcCCAGATGTCTGAGTTCACTCATCTATGGCCTCAGAGATCAGAGCATCAGGCCTGTCCTCATGTTTTACCTCTGCTGCCGACTGAGACTCTCAGTTGTCAAAGTAAAGTCTGAGGTCTCATCCTCGGCTTAA